One Arachis hypogaea cultivar Tifrunner chromosome 18, arahy.Tifrunner.gnm2.J5K5, whole genome shotgun sequence genomic window, ACAAATTATATAATTAAGTGATTCTGAGAGTGAGGGGTCCCTTAATATATTTAAGCAGcaataaaattcttaaaaaataagcAGTTGTGGCTTTTGTATCATATTTAAGCAGCATTATTTATGACCATGAGTGTTGACTGTTGAGCATATCTATTGTCCATGTCTTTGGTAGATTTTTTGCTCATTAGATTAATTATAAAACTATTCAcctattattagtttattattaattgtttatttggggatattccttttttttttggtcaagttgACAGTAATACAGTATCCAAACATACATTAAAATATAGTTCAATTTGGTTTCCGAATTCATGCACCTTTATattttatctaaccaatcaataaaaCAGAAACAACTGATCTTAACTAATTACTACTGTACTGATATCTTAATAGTATAAGTAAATTTAGAATGAGATGCCAAATGCTGAGAGCAGATGCAGTCCCCACATATTAAAAATGTTTGAATCACATGCACACACCCATGCTTTAAtgcctttatcttttcttttctattctctatgGACCTAATAGATTGTCTTTTTCTTCATGGGGATCAAGCAATTGTTATTTGCCTTTTCATTTTACATGGACACTTCCATATAACTTTGCTTAATTTTTTCACACCAATAAGATTGCTTTTTTTACTTTTGGAGTTTCATTTGAAATACATAAATCAATTGCTTGTgacataataaaataaggatatttACTAGTTTGGTGATTTGTTGTTATCATGTGCATGTGGACTAGTATTTAGTATAATTCCAAATGCCTATATAAAGTTCACAATTTTGCATAAACAATCTGAATGAAGTATGAAcattaaactaattaattaagatAGCATGCAATGCAACCCCCAAAAATATATAGAACTAACatgatttaattttgatatgcaaTACAAATATACAATAGTCCAGTTAcatcttatttttttatgattatttatacgaccaacataaaaaaaaaaaaaattattgatttaatgttatataattaaatatagatgtaaatttttttttataccgAAACATTAAATTCTTAAAAGTTTACAAGGAAATCTAACAAAAAGAAAGCAATTTGGTATATTATCATTCAAATTTTGTGCTACACTTTTCCCTGGTCCACCAATTATATTATATTCTTTCCAGAATCTTATCCTTTATTTTAATATCATTTTACTCCGTTTCTATTAACATTTCATTTTGAGTTTTTGACAGTCACAATCTTTTTTATGAGTGGTGGAGTAATTTCTAATTAGTAAGCAGAGAGTAGGAGAGAGACTGAGAGAGTGTGATTTGATGGATAAGGATAAACACGTCACTGGCTTGTTCCTTCCGACAACTCTAACACATAAAAATCCATAACTGACACCTGTCTCTTCACTTAAATCCCCTTCGTTACCTATGGCCTTGTTTGGATCTTATATACTTACCATCAGTCCATCACCAAGTTgaattttgtaattttcttttaaaaactttaatactatttgataaaaaagaaaaaacagtcaaccacataatatataatatatagtactaaaaatctaaaatattgTCACCAGTTATCATTTACCACATGATAAGAAATAATTAATGCCAATATAAGTAACAACAcatataaattaggataaaaaattCAAATGAGCCAAGGGGAGCTCAGTTTAACATAAATCCGCTAAATCAACTTTCGATACGTCAATCCACTAGAAcagatttttatataattcgaatcaaaagGATTCGAATTCAGTTTGCAagtaattcgaattaattcaAATCGAATTACTATCAAAGAATATTCTcacgtaattcgaatcaattagaAACGAATTATGCATGCAAAATTCCTTAATAATTCGAAACGACTTACTTCGAATTATGTTGGAGTAGTTCGAGTCATATCATTTCGAATTACTTGGAAAACGGCACTTGAGTGAatttcgaatcatattgattcgaattaggtGAATTTGGTGAGTGTTAGTAATTCGAGtctaattgattcgaattacacggatttcggctatataaggagttcgaaccaaGTTCATTCGATTCACTTTATCATTCTCATATCCCACCAAATCCTAGAGAAAACGACCAACATTCGGGCCGAGTAAGACCGGAGTGGCATATTCAGGCGATGGGGGATGATCCGGGGAGGctttatcgtttggatggagttACTCATATCGCCGGTGTAATCAACGAAGAGGTTAGTGGTTTATGATGTTGCGCTGTTGATAGtgttttttgttagtggtttatggTAGTGGTTGATGAAAGCGGTTTATGATAGCGGTATTTCTTCATGGGTTATGATAGTGGTTTTATGATAGTGGTAGTAGTTAATGGTTTTTTATAATGGTTTATGTTATTGTTAGTGGTTTAGGTTACTGGTTTAGGTTagtggtttaggatagtggtTTAGGATAGTGATGTAGGCAAGTGGTTTTCGTTAATGGTTTTTGATAGCGGTTTCTATTAGTGCTAGCGGTTTAGGATAGTGGTATAAGccagtggtttttgttagtggttttttgttattgttttttcttagtggtttttgttaatggttttgtaTAGTGGTTTCAGTGACTGTTAGTGGTTTAGGGTAGTGGTTTAGGGTTGAGGTTTAGGCTAGGGGTTTTCATTAACGGTTTTACTTGTTAGTGattgttgtttttgttaatggtttttgcacgtggtttatgttagcggtttgtGTATACAAGGTTGGTCGCTGGCTTAATATATGATGTGTCGCACGATTTATTTTTTGGTTCTTTATGAAATATATTGTATACGTTAGTGGTTTGTGCATCTGTTCTAATTATGCGGTTTATCTACTGCCCAGCCTCGGCGTTGCATATCCAGCGTTAGGCGGCAGCAGGGGATGCGTCTTGATGAGaggtacgttccgtacttgcagatggccggattgtaccatcttgcgagactgaaCGACAGATGGTTCCGACTAGACGAACCCCTAGTCAGCGCATTCGTCAAGAGGTGGCGGCctgagacgcacaccttccacatgccgttcggagagtgcaccatCACGCTTCAGGACGTCGCTTACCAGCTGGGGTTGCCAGTGGACGGACATTACGTCAGTGGTTGCCTGACAGACTTCCACCTTTACATTGAGGGTGGGAGGCCAGCTTGGCAGTGGTTCCATGAGTTGCTCGGTGTTTTACCTCCCGAAAACCAAGTTCAGAAATTCGCAGTCAACTGCACCTGGTTCCAGGAGACATTTGCAGAGTGTCCCGTAGGGGCTGATGAGGAGACAGTTAGGCGCTTTGCCcgtgcctatatcatgatgttgttgggcacgcagctgtttgccgacaagtccggcaaTCGTATACACATCAGATGGCTACCCTTTGTTGCTAGACTTGAGGAGATGGGTGGCTACAGTTGGGGATCGGCGGCACTAGgttggttgtaccggtgcatgtgccgagtcgCCAACAGACATGTCGTGAAGTTAGCTGGGCCGTTACAGTTACTGCATTCTTGGATCTTCTGGAGGTTTCCTTCTTTTAGGCCTATTGGGTATGATGTGTTTAGCTGGCCCCTTGCCTCGAGGTACCGTTATTGTTTTGTATTATGTATCCTTATTGTTATGAATTTTCAATTGTGCAAGCAATTTCGTGCCTTGTATAATGAGTCATGAACGCGTTAAAATGTATATTTTCTTGCGCAGATGGTCTGGTTACAATCCTGGGATTAGCAACAAGGGACCTCGTGTACAGATGGCTCGCCTGAAGATCGACTTGTTACAGCCTCGAGATGTAAGTACGCGGAGCCCATATCTATTTATAGTCGTTCTTTCAGTTTATATGGTCTAACAGAAGCGtgatattgtttttcttttttgtctttttagTTCATATGGATGCCCTATAGCGCACTCGACGTCATCCAGGTTGTCCATCCGGAGGTCTTGGAGCCTCGTCATACGATGTTATGGCGTTGTGTGACGTCCCTGATTTATTTTGCGGTGGTTGAAAGGCATCAGGTTGATAGAGTTTTACCGCAGTTTGGCGGCGTTCAGCCCCCGCCGCAtcccgccctgaacatcgacttctTGATGTCGAAGGACGGGCGAGGAGGTGACCGTTGGTTCCCGTCGCACTTACCTGACTGGCATCTTCACTGGCAGAATCGTGCGGAGCACATTTTACAGTTCGACATAGTGGCTGACCCGGGTCCCTTGCATGATTTCTTGGCATGGTGGCATCAGCACGGAAAGAGGTTCCTGTCGTCGGAGATATTATTGGGGGATCCGAGAGGTCTTCCTATTCCGGATGAGGCGACGCAGAGGGGTGCAGGCCAAGTTCCAGAGATGGACCGAGTCGACGATGTTCCTGACAGACGTCGTCTTGAGAGGAGAGCTCGAGTCGGGACATGTCGTAGCCAGCGTGAGTGGAACTGGCTGGATCATGCTATGGAGGATGTCGAGGACGCAGGTAGGGGTGGCGGGAGACGACGTGGGCGTGGAGGCAGGAGGAGGGGGGCTGCTGCTAGAGAGGATGCCCATCAGCCTGGGGGGGATGCAGTTGGAGGAGGTGATGGGGCGGGGGTTGATAGGCCCCATCAGGGGGGCATGATGGTGAGTGGTATGGATCTGGTATGGGAGATCCCACGAGTCACACTGACGCTGGGCTTGGGGGTGGACCTCTTGGAGATTATTTCGTCGGTGTTCCCGGTAACGACCAGACACTTCAGGAGAGTACTCCATGGGTGAGTCCGGGCTCCATGTTTCCAGACTTCCTTGCTAGTGATGGGATTGTCGCCAAGTTCGGTGGACCGCATTTCTTTGAGGATATCCGGACCATCATGCAGGAGGATGATGCTGCACGAGGACGGGTTCACACGACAGGGACACAGGCACCGTTAGATGTAGATCTGAACGAGCCTGCCACGGTGCCTCCTGTGCAGACTTTTGTCCTGGGTGGGACGCTAGCATCGGCCCAGACTCTGGGGTCACATTCCGTAGCCGGCCCGTCATCATCCAGACCCGTGCATGTCCCCCCCAGGACGTCGACACAGCCAGCTCCGGATGACGAGGATGACTCCATTGAGGATGAGGAGCCATTTATACGGAGAGGTCATAGGACACGGGTTCCACGCCGTTGTTTCACGGGGTCACACCTCTTTAGATGATTTGGGGATCGTGGTGTATGTCGTCTTGTTATGTTTATGTTATGTATCTTTTTTGTTGGTTATCAGTGTTATGTATGGTTTCATTAAGCTAGTTGTTCATGCAGCAGTTACTTTGATGTTATGTTATGTATTATCAGTCATCCCATCATTTCCATGATTTTACTCATTTAACTTAACTACATAATTAGAAAGACATTCAACAAGCATATCTTGTACGAATTACAACTTTCATCACTTATAAAATACAAATGAGTTCCACCTAGAACATTGATTGCTAACTGAAATAAAATACAGCTgctgatacaaaaaaaaaagacacaccAACGTTCCTATTCATTCCCAGCTGTCCCAGTGGGTCGTCCGGCTTGCAGACAACTCCGACGAGTGTGTCCTGGCTGCCTGCAGAGGTCACATCTCTTTGGCCGGTTCGGATCTGCATCATCCATGTTGGTGCGAATGCGGGTGGACCTCGGACGACCCTCCTTCGCACGCCTCATGTTCGGATCCGGTATAACGGTAGGCCCGCCATAAGGTGGCCAGAATCCCTCCGGAATGGGAGGTGTAAATCCCATCTGATAGACACCGAAAACGGAACTAAGGCGATAGACCTGGTGGACATAAGGCATCCAATTAAGACGTGAATAAGCACAGCATGCCAATGCGTGAGgacacgggaaatgaagtgcTTGGAAGTATCCACAGTCACAAGTCTGAGACCCTAGTGAGACCCTGTAGGTACCAAGTGAGAATGAACCTGTCGGAGTCGTCTCTGCCACCGTGTACTCCGAGTTATCCCTGTCATAAacagtcaccgtgaagcacctggctGTCTTCAGGTTGGCCTCGATACACTTTACTAGGtattgactgaattgttgtccggtACCCATCTGAgcctcggcctccctccccttacGGACAAATAGCTCCGCCAGCCTTCCGTATGTGGCCTTAACCAGCGAGCACACAGGGAGGTTCCTTACCCCCTTCAGGATTGAATTCACACACTCAGAAATATTGGTGGTCATGTGCCCGAATCTCCGACCCTCATCACAGTACTGTGTCCACAACGAATACTCAATTCGGTTCGCCCAGTCACACATTGCCGGATTCTCAGAGCGCAGAATGTCAAACCAGTAGTCGAACTCCACTTCGGTCTTCGCATATGCGGCGTTCACAAGAAGCCTCCGGGAATCTTTTCCCTTGAAGGTGAGGGCGAAATTAGCTGCAACGTGTCGAATGCAGAACGCCCTGTATGCGGCCGGAGGTAACCATCCCCTATCGGGAGCCTCGAGCGctgccttgatgccgttatgcctatctgaaataacTAACAGACCCGGCTGAGGTGTCACGTGCTGACgaaggtgggagagaaagaaagaccatgactcagcattctcaccctcaacTAGTGCAAATGCCACagggagtatgttggagttcccgtcctgtgcaatcgcgacaagcaacgttcccccatacttgccatatagatgggtgccgtcaatactCACCAAGGGCTTGCAATGACAAAAGGCCTCGATACAAGGGGGGAAAGTCCAGAACAGCCTATGAAAATAAGCATGAGACTCGTCCAGCTGTCCCCCAACTCGAACAGGGCAAGTCCTGAGGACTGCTACAGTGCCAGGCATCGTCAACTGAACTCCTAACACCCACCGAgggagctcgttgtacgactcatcccagtCCCCATAGATGACTGCaacggccttctgcttcgccatccatacCCTCCTGTACGTAGGCCTGAATCCAAAGTGTGCGGCCGTGGCATTTAGAAGCACCTTGATGttgacggatgcatcagccctaatCATTGGCATAATGAATGTCGCTATCACATGGTAGTCCAGACTCCTATGGTCGCTGGAGATGGAGGTGGCGAGACAGGTATGCAGTCCGTTGTACCGCTTCACTTCCCAGATGCCCTTGCGCTGACGGAGACTCaaccgaatcaaccatgtgcacccattcccaaactcagaacactttccAACATACCTGTGGTAGTCAGACTCAACGACCTTGTACTGGACCCCTcggcggatgctgtaagtcttcacactcaaCAGCGCCTCATCCTTATCCTGAAATTGTTgcccaacctggaactctgtcataCCGGCAGACCCTTCCGTatctctagcgccaaatccagCCGTCTGCCTAGGATTTTCGTCAtgcctcatggcatccaggtCCAACGATGAAAAATGGGGtgggtactgctgtgtgccagaactagaTCCACCTGTAGCCCTTCTCGGATCAGTCGCTCCAAGATCATCGCCACTGTCATCAGCAATCATATCAAGCTCGACATCATCGTCATCTTGATCATCAAACAATCCCTCCCCAACACCAGTCGGTGTAGGACACTGCACTTCGGTCGGAAGATGCTCCCCATATCGAACCACGTCTCCGACATTGCCGCTGAGATCAACAGCAAACGATGGGGAGGCAACAGGCTGTATCGATGGCTCATACACAGGAACGGAGGATGAAGCAACCGCAGGTCTTGAGCTCGAGCCGGCAACCGTGGCTATAGTATTGGCATTCCGGTTCGAACCACCTGAgctagataccacatcaaccaactttgctAACAGCGCTGGTGTCCTTACCTCGGGAAACTGCCTACGACAAagaaacatgacctgcaagtcctcatcactcccgatcgtgaaacaatcatacttcacggtatCATGGAGCACCGTGGTTGggatgcgatagaaaaacttcttaaccctttTAACTCCTTCCAGACCAAGCTTCTCCAGCACAGAGCTAACGAGAGCATCGTAGCTGGTGGTTGGCCTCACGATAATATATagaggatccttatcagtgaacttcacgccggaccgagtttttctcttaatcgatcctctgtggTGTACCAGCACTAGAAAActatcctcactagccatctcacCTCTTTGATGAGAAAAACTCTGAGTTCACAGCATATATATAGAGCTCCGGTTCatggtaattcgaatcaactacaTTCGCACTATATATTTATAATTCGAATCAAATAaattcgaattacaattccttacTAATTCGAAACAATATGTTTCGATTTATGTTTCGTCAAGCCTTTCttagtaattcgaattaactGAATTCgaattcctctttaataattcgaAACCAGTTGTTTCGAATTACTTGTTTCTCATGCTTGCATATAATTCGAATTAAGTCATATCGAACTACATAGGATTTTAATTCGAAACGTatagattcgaattatataataatttgattCTGGTTGAATGCTGTCTAGGAATTCAGTTTGGCTGATTTCTGTAAATTTTCTTCTCCCTTGGTTTAATCAAGTTTTTTACCCTATAAATTAAGAGGTCTGATATACATACAAATTTTTTTGGCTTACAAGCTATACAAGTTGGtccaaatccaaaaaaaaaaaaacacgtgcAACACTCCTTCAAAATCGAGCATCCAACGCATTCCTTAATCACCCTTCCACAACACGTTCATTATGCCGCACTCTTCCTCTtattcctcaatcaaaacgcaaaccGTCAAGATATCGAAATAAACTACGATTCTGCAGAAACGTTCCAACTCATCGcaaagagtagaagaaatcaaga contains:
- the LOC140181705 gene encoding uncharacterized protein, whose protein sequence is MFLCRRQFPEVRTPALLAKLVDVVSSSGGSNRNANTIATVAGSSSRPAVASSSVPVYEPSIQPVASPSFAVDLSGNVGDVVRYGEHLPTEVQCPTPTGVGEGLFDDQDDDDVELDMIADDSGDDLGATDPRRATGGSSSGTQQYPPHFSSLDLDAMRHDENPRQTAGFGARDTEGSAGMTEFQVGQQFQDKDEALLSVKTYSIRRGVQYKVVESDYHRYVGKCSEFGNGCTWLIRLSLRQRKGIWEVKRYNGLHTCLATSISSDHRSLDYHVIATFIMPMIRADASVNIKVLLNATAAHFGFRPTYRRVWMAKQKAVAVIYGDWDESYNELPRWVLGVQLTMPGTVAVLRTCPVRVGGQLDESHAYFHRLFWTFPPCIEAFCHCKPLDGNSNILPVAFALVEGENAESWSFFLSHLRQHVTPQPGLLVISDRHNGIKAALEAPDRGWLPPAAYRAFCIRHVAANFALTFKGKDSRRLLVNAAYAKTEVEFDYWFDILRSENPAMCDWANRIEYSLWTQYCDEGRRFGHMTTNISECVNSILKGVRNLPVCSLVKATYGRLAELFVRKGREAEAQMGTGQQFSQYLVKCIEANLKTARCFTVTVYDRDNSEYTVAETTPTGSFSLGTYRVSLGSQTCDCGYFQALHFPCPHALACCAYSRLNWMPYVHQVYRLSSVFGVYQMGFTPPIPEGFWPPYGGPTVIPDPNMRRAKEGRPRSTRIRTNMDDADPNRPKRCDLCRQPGHTRRSCLQAGRPTGTAGNE